One region of Trichosurus vulpecula isolate mTriVul1 chromosome 1, mTriVul1.pri, whole genome shotgun sequence genomic DNA includes:
- the LOC118833974 gene encoding olfactory receptor 1361-like yields the protein MEGENHSRVSEFILLGLSEQPEQERLIFLVFLLMYLITGLGNLLIILAIRTDSHLHTPMYFFLTNLSLVDICFTSTTIPKSLANYLSGKKAILYISCLAQAFFFGLFGGVDSILLTAMAYDRYVAICTPLHYSMILTPKVCVILVAQCWLWACATALTHASLLTRLSFCGHTEIPHFFCDPHVLIRLACSDTVINDLVIYTMGGLTTVIPFIGILISYIHIFVAVLRIPSAQGKWKVFSTCGSHLTVVCLFYGTIIGVYFSPTSAHTAQRDTAAAMMYTVVTPMLNPFIYSLRNKDMKGALRMLFSRNSGLSL from the coding sequence ATGGAAGGGGAAAATCATTCAAGAGTTTCTGAATTCATCCTCCTGGGCCTTTCAGAACAGCCAGAGCAGGAGAGGCTCATTTTCCTTGTATTCCTGCTTATGTATCTGATCACAGGACTGGGGAATTTGCTCATCATTCTGGCCATCAGAACAGACTCACATCTGCACacccccatgtacttcttccttacCAACTTGTCCCTGGTCGACATCTGCTTcacctccaccaccatccccaagagCCTGGCTAATTATTTATCTGGGAAGAAAGCAATTCTTTACATCAGCTGCCTGGCACAAGCATTCTTCTTTGGTTTGTTCGGTGGGGTAGATAGTATACTTCTCACTGCCATGGCATATGACCGTTACGTGGCTATCTGTACCCCACTACATTATTCCATGATCTTGACCCCAAAGGTCTGTGTCATTCTGGTAGCACAGTGCTGGCTTTGGGCTTGTGCTACTGCCCTGACACATGCTAGTCTGCTAACCCGACTCTCATTCTGTGGCCACACTGAAATCCCTCATTTCTTCTGTGACCCCCATGTACTGATAAGATTGGCCTGCTCAGATACCGTCATCAATGACTTGGTGATCTACACAATGGGAGGACTGACAACTGTAATTCCATTCATTGGCATTCTAATCTCCTACATTCACATTTTTGTGGCTGTGCTGAGGATCCCATCAGCTCAAGGGAAATGGAAAGTTTTCTCCACCTGTGGCTCTCACCTCACTGTGGTCTGTCTCTTTTATGGGACAATCATTGGAGTGTACTTTAGCCCAACATCTGCCCACACAGCCCAACGGGACACAGCAGCAGCCATGATGTACACTGTGGTCACCCCTATGCTGAACCCTTTCATCTATAGCCTAAGGAACAAGGACATGAAAGGAGCCCTGAGGATGCTCTTCAGCAGGAACTCAGGCCTCTCTTTGTGA